In one window of Coleofasciculaceae cyanobacterium DNA:
- a CDS encoding amino acid adenylation domain-containing protein, with protein MNQKNIANIYPMTPMQQGILFHTLNAPQTGIYVVQSSYQFNNQINLPAFKQAWQQVINQHCVLRTSFHWQQHHEPFQVVHKQVELPWREWRQGDFGIENNEREQLEAWLEKDRQEGFNLNQAPLMRLSLIHLANNTYQFIWSCHHLILDGWSTALILKQVLDNYQALSQGQHLLLTPSRPYADYVAWLRQQDLSQAKTYWQKALQGFTAPTSIFRLFPGEIEEESKEASLKLSFETTAALQSLGKKHRLTFNTILQGAWALLLSRYSGQEDIVFGATSSGRPLNLVGSESMVGLFINTLPVRVKVPANESLIPWLQKLQNQQIEAHQYEYTPLVQVQEWSDVPKNLPLFESVLVFENYPVDTSIAKFASQMQIEEIKSIESTNYPLAISAGLSDELFLEILFDRARFDAVTVRRILGHLEHLLAEFVAKPEANLADLSILTNAEKQQILIDQNNNRVNYKNNLCIHQLFEQQVAKTPDAIAVISQNQQLTYQELDRRAEQLAVYLQSIGVKSEVIVGICLERSLEVVVAILAILKAGGAYLPLDPAYPQQRLDYIVQDAQISLVLTQQPLKDKIRQQSIRVIAIDTQWQTIIRSQQQNLTRHVNPDSLAYVIYTSGSTGNPKGVLVDHYNVVRLFTATQDWYNFDHNDVWTLFHSYAFDFSVWEIWGALIYGGKLVIVPYLVSRSPDSFYQLLLDEKVTVLNQTPSAFSQLIQIDERSNLNSRLNLRLIIFGGEALEIHSLKPWFERHGDRQPQLVNMYGITETTVHVTYRPLTIADTNHQSSVIGCPIPDLKLYLLDSYLQPVPIGVVGEMYVAGAGVARGYLNREQLTQERFIKDPFSNNSKSRLYKSGDLARYSSTGELEYLGRIDHQVKIRGFRIELGEIEALLASHEDIGQTIAIVREDRSGNKHIVAYAIPKPNKVIDVKTIRQYLQAHLPDYMIPAAFVTLDSFPLTNNGKINRDALPTPDLINPVTKLDYVAPRTNTEKQMAEIWQEVLVISQVGIYDNFFDLGGHSLLIVRLFASIRAVFKIDLPFQFLFDAPILIDFVEKLENKKTGRLGDGETGRLGLELNKEAVLDCTISLQDRQFEYPDSINSIFLTGATGFLGAFLLSELLQQTEANIYCLVRANNLETGKDKIEQSLVNYLLWQDVFSFRIIPIIGDLSQPFLGLSEAKFQSLAESIDLIYHNGAWVHHTTPYSTLKAANVLGTKEILRLASINKIKPVHFISTISVFSGVNNSGDRLITATSKIDDFGVPEGGYAQSKWVADKLVTLARDRGLPVTIYRPGSISGHSKTGVFNPNDFLYRLLIGCIQLGCIPQGDLLDSLVPVDYVSQAIVSISVQPQSLNKAFHLVNGDCAERTAEGDRLDLNILTNLIRDFGYELKELSEEQWQIKLAEIAENQPEHPLYPLISLLSFSGARENLLPLQFNCQNTLQALKNTAISCPSTDEKLLRTYLSYLRENGFLDTSRPPVMSN; from the coding sequence ATGAATCAGAAAAATATTGCAAATATCTATCCCATGACACCCATGCAGCAGGGCATACTTTTTCATACCCTGAATGCACCCCAAACAGGAATTTATGTAGTTCAAAGTAGCTATCAATTTAATAACCAGATTAACCTACCTGCTTTTAAACAAGCTTGGCAACAAGTAATTAACCAACATTGTGTTTTACGAACTTCTTTTCATTGGCAACAACACCATGAACCATTTCAAGTAGTACATAAACAAGTAGAATTACCCTGGCGGGAATGGAGACAAGGAGACTTCGGGATCGAAAATAATGAACGAGAACAATTAGAAGCTTGGCTAGAAAAGGATCGACAAGAGGGTTTTAATCTTAACCAAGCACCTTTAATGCGCTTGAGTTTGATTCATTTAGCTAACAACACTTATCAATTTATTTGGAGTTGTCACCATTTAATTTTAGACGGCTGGTCAACCGCCTTGATCTTAAAACAAGTATTAGATAACTATCAAGCATTATCTCAAGGTCAACATTTACTTTTAACGCCAAGTCGCCCTTATGCCGACTATGTTGCTTGGCTACGACAACAAGACTTATCTCAAGCTAAGACATACTGGCAAAAAGCACTTCAAGGTTTTACCGCACCTACTTCTATTTTCCGCCTTTTTCCAGGGGAGATTGAGGAAGAATCGAAAGAGGCTTCGCTTAAGTTATCTTTTGAAACTACAGCAGCATTACAATCTTTAGGCAAAAAGCATAGATTGACTTTCAATACTATTTTGCAAGGTGCTTGGGCTTTGCTTTTGAGTCGTTACAGTGGTCAAGAAGACATTGTGTTTGGTGCAACTTCCTCTGGTCGACCGCTTAATTTAGTAGGATCTGAATCAATGGTGGGTTTATTTATCAATACCCTACCAGTCCGAGTCAAAGTACCTGCTAACGAATCCCTAATTCCTTGGCTACAAAAACTGCAAAATCAACAAATTGAAGCACATCAATATGAATACACTCCTTTGGTGCAGGTACAGGAATGGAGTGATGTACCCAAAAATTTGCCCCTGTTTGAAAGTGTTTTAGTTTTTGAAAACTATCCTGTAGATACTTCAATCGCCAAATTTGCTAGTCAAATGCAGATTGAAGAAATTAAGTCGATAGAATCAACTAATTATCCTTTGGCTATTTCAGCAGGATTAAGCGATGAGTTATTTTTAGAAATTTTATTTGATCGCGCTCGCTTTGATGCTGTTACTGTTAGGAGAATACTGGGACACTTAGAACATTTGTTAGCAGAATTTGTTGCTAAACCCGAAGCTAACTTAGCAGACTTATCAATCCTCACAAATGCTGAAAAACAGCAAATATTAATCGATCAAAATAATAATCGAGTTAATTACAAAAATAATCTCTGTATTCATCAATTATTTGAGCAACAGGTAGCCAAAACGCCCGATGCTATAGCCGTAATTTCCCAAAACCAACAATTAACTTATCAAGAATTAGATCGACGCGCCGAACAGTTAGCTGTTTATTTACAAAGTATCGGAGTCAAATCAGAAGTCATTGTTGGTATTTGTCTAGAACGTTCTCTAGAAGTAGTTGTCGCGATTTTAGCTATTCTCAAAGCTGGTGGTGCATATCTACCTCTCGATCCAGCTTATCCCCAACAACGCTTAGATTATATCGTCCAAGATGCTCAAATCTCTCTCGTATTAACCCAACAACCTCTAAAAGACAAAATACGACAGCAGTCAATTAGAGTTATAGCAATAGATACCCAATGGCAAACAATTATACGATCACAGCAGCAAAATCTCACTCGCCATGTCAATCCAGACAGTCTCGCTTATGTAATTTATACCTCTGGTTCGACAGGAAACCCTAAAGGAGTGTTAGTGGATCACTATAATGTAGTTCGCTTATTTACTGCTACTCAAGATTGGTATAATTTTGACCATAATGATGTTTGGACGCTATTCCATTCTTATGCTTTTGATTTCTCAGTTTGGGAAATTTGGGGTGCTTTAATCTATGGCGGAAAATTGGTAATAGTACCCTATTTAGTAAGCAGATCTCCCGATAGTTTTTATCAGCTTCTCCTAGACGAGAAAGTTACAGTATTAAACCAAACTCCCTCAGCTTTTTCACAATTAATCCAGATAGACGAACGCTCAAATCTAAATTCTCGGTTAAATTTGCGTTTGATTATTTTCGGCGGAGAAGCATTAGAGATACACAGCTTGAAACCCTGGTTTGAACGGCATGGCGATCGCCAGCCGCAGCTAGTAAATATGTATGGCATCACTGAAACAACCGTACACGTTACTTACCGTCCACTTACCATAGCAGATACTAATCATCAGAGCAGCGTTATTGGTTGTCCGATTCCTGACTTAAAGTTATATCTACTCGATAGCTATTTACAGCCAGTTCCTATTGGAGTTGTGGGAGAAATGTATGTTGCTGGTGCAGGTGTAGCGCGGGGTTATCTCAATCGCGAACAGTTAACTCAAGAGAGATTTATCAAAGATCCTTTTAGTAACAACTCAAAATCTAGATTATATAAATCTGGGGATTTGGCGCGTTATTCATCTACCGGAGAACTAGAGTATTTGGGGCGTATCGACCATCAGGTAAAAATTAGGGGTTTCCGCATCGAATTAGGTGAAATTGAAGCTTTATTAGCTAGTCACGAAGATATTGGTCAAACAATCGCTATCGTAAGGGAAGATCGATCGGGAAATAAACACATTGTTGCCTATGCTATTCCCAAACCTAACAAAGTTATTGATGTTAAAACAATACGTCAGTATCTTCAAGCACATTTACCTGACTACATGATTCCTGCTGCTTTTGTAACTTTGGATTCTTTCCCCTTAACCAATAATGGCAAAATCAACAGGGATGCCTTACCCACACCAGATTTAATTAATCCTGTAACTAAATTAGATTACGTTGCGCCTCGGACTAATACGGAAAAACAAATGGCAGAAATTTGGCAGGAAGTTTTAGTTATATCCCAAGTGGGAATTTACGATAATTTCTTCGATCTGGGCGGACATTCTTTATTAATAGTGCGTTTATTTGCCAGTATCCGTGCTGTTTTTAAAATAGATTTACCTTTCCAGTTTTTGTTTGACGCACCTATTTTGATTGATTTTGTCGAGAAACTAGAAAATAAAAAGACGGGGAGACTAGGAGACGGGGAGACTGGGAGACTGGGTTTGGAGTTAAATAAGGAGGCTGTTTTAGATTGCACTATTTCTCTTCAAGATCGTCAATTTGAATATCCAGATTCAATTAACAGTATTTTTCTGACGGGTGCAACGGGTTTTTTAGGGGCATTTTTATTATCCGAACTTTTACAGCAAACTGAAGCCAATATTTATTGTTTAGTACGTGCTAATAATCTGGAAACAGGCAAAGATAAGATCGAGCAATCTTTAGTCAATTATCTTCTGTGGCAAGATGTTTTTAGTTTCAGAATTATTCCCATTATTGGCGATCTATCTCAACCGTTTTTAGGACTTTCAGAAGCAAAATTCCAATCTCTAGCAGAATCAATCGATCTCATCTACCACAATGGTGCTTGGGTACATCATACTACTCCCTATTCAACACTCAAAGCAGCTAATGTCTTGGGTACCAAGGAAATCTTACGATTAGCTAGCATTAATAAAATTAAACCAGTCCATTTTATTTCCACCATTAGTGTTTTTTCTGGAGTTAATAATTCTGGCGATCGCTTAATTACAGCCACCTCTAAAATCGATGATTTTGGAGTACCAGAAGGCGGCTATGCTCAAAGTAAATGGGTTGCTGATAAATTAGTTACTCTTGCTCGCGATCGCGGTTTACCTGTTACTATTTATCGCCCTGGAAGTATATCGGGACATAGTAAAACTGGAGTATTTAATCCTAATGATTTCTTGTACAGATTGCTGATTGGTTGTATCCAGTTAGGTTGCATCCCTCAAGGAGATTTGTTAGATAGTTTAGTACCTGTAGATTACGTCAGCCAAGCAATTGTTAGTATCTCTGTGCAACCACAATCTCTAAATAAAGCTTTCCATTTAGTTAATGGCGATTGCGCGGAGCGCACTGCCGAAGGAGATCGCCTCGATTTAAATATCTTAACTAATCTGATTCGTGATTTTGGTTATGAGCTAAAAGAGCTTTCTGAGGAACAATGGCAAATAAAATTAGCTGAAATTGCTGAAAATCAGCCAGAACATCCTTTATATCCTTTGATTTCATTGCTGTCTTTTTCAGGCGCTCGCGAAAACTTACTCCCTTTACAATTCAATTGTCAAAACACTTTGCAAGCCTTAAAAAATACTGCGATTTCTTGTCCGTCGACGGATGAGAAGTTACTACGTACTTATTTATCTTATCTGAGGGAAAATGGTTTTCTTGATACCTCACGACCACCAGTTATGAGTAATTGA
- a CDS encoding ABC transporter substrate-binding protein — translation MKLSIQRILKLLTMMLVSTLIMIACSNNSPETTTSKLASLSTAEYRIVKDAIAQIKVPLNPQRIVTLHGKALESILALNVKPVGTTLNGDRDRQPDFLSKQLANVEILGSFGEPNLEKVLLLKPDLILDWDTENIYSQLSQIAPIIVTEDNPSNSWQPNLKVYAEALGKPEAAEKIIANYYARLKQFKAEINKKGKPLTVSVIRIYPQGIAFYQPDSFSGSILTDAGLSRPPLQRQGGGQQLISQELISEADADVIFYWAYGDDYYSKAERIENSLEQFKSDPLWLQLNAVKQGKVYQVPDYWIGYGPLAANAVIDDLFKYLLNN, via the coding sequence ATGAAATTATCTATTCAGCGCATTTTAAAATTACTGACAATGATGCTGGTTAGCACATTAATCATGATAGCCTGTAGTAATAATTCACCAGAGACAACCACCTCTAAATTAGCATCATTATCAACAGCAGAATATCGAATAGTCAAAGATGCGATCGCGCAAATAAAAGTTCCTCTTAATCCTCAAAGAATAGTAACTTTACATGGGAAAGCCTTAGAAAGTATTTTAGCTTTAAATGTCAAACCAGTCGGGACGACTTTAAATGGCGATCGCGATCGACAACCAGATTTTTTAAGTAAACAATTAGCTAATGTTGAAATTTTGGGTTCTTTTGGCGAACCTAACTTAGAAAAAGTTTTACTACTAAAACCCGATTTAATTTTAGATTGGGATACGGAAAATATTTACTCCCAGCTATCTCAAATTGCTCCGATTATTGTTACTGAAGATAATCCTAGTAATAGCTGGCAGCCCAATTTAAAAGTTTATGCTGAGGCGTTAGGTAAACCAGAAGCAGCAGAAAAAATTATTGCTAATTATTACGCCAGACTCAAACAATTTAAAGCAGAAATCAATAAAAAAGGTAAGCCACTAACAGTTTCGGTGATTCGTATTTATCCTCAAGGAATTGCTTTTTATCAACCAGATTCTTTTTCTGGTTCAATTTTAACCGATGCGGGTTTATCTCGTCCTCCATTACAAAGACAAGGAGGAGGACAACAGCTAATTAGTCAAGAATTAATTAGTGAAGCAGATGCCGATGTAATTTTTTACTGGGCTTATGGCGATGATTATTACAGTAAAGCAGAACGAATAGAGAATAGTTTAGAACAATTTAAATCCGATCCTTTATGGTTACAATTAAATGCAGTTAAACAAGGAAAAGTTTATCAGGTCCCAGACTATTGGATTGGTTATGGCCCTTTAGCTGCTAATGCCGTAATTGACGATTTATTTAAATATTTACTCAATAACTAA
- a CDS encoding aspartate aminotransferase family protein, with protein MLKKNSSSVTQTASGKEIYQQLPTNIEEVYLEKFIAEYCDRTKTSKQLAQAFRPTLADPRVAAGFSLPLKEMCYPIVAKKSFGSKIWDVDGNEYIDLIMGFGINLLGHNPSFIKQALIEQLDRGIEIGVQTQLAGEVAQLISELTGMERVTFSNTGTEAVMTAIRIARAATKRNKIAIFSGSYHGHSDATLVDIKQINGNLQTVAKADGIPDGVVGDTLVLDYGNYDSLEIIKNHHPELAAILVEPVQSCRPDLQPREFLQQLRKLTAELGIVLIFDEMVTGFRVHQGGAQAWFDVQADIATYGKIVGGGLPIGVIAGKAAYMDKIDGGMWHYGDDSSPRVQTTFFAGTYCKHPLSLAAAKAILEYLKAQGNTLQIQLGDRTTQFARELNNCFASFQLPIKIANFGSCFDAVLDTNSAPSSSSDSVSRGIDLLSYHLLYKGVLIRAGSGCLSTAHTDVELNYVIESIEDSLKQLRQANLL; from the coding sequence ATGCTGAAAAAAAATAGTTCTTCGGTAACACAAACTGCATCGGGAAAAGAAATTTACCAACAACTACCAACTAATATTGAGGAGGTTTATTTAGAAAAATTCATCGCTGAATATTGCGATCGCACTAAAACTTCAAAACAACTAGCCCAAGCTTTTCGCCCGACCTTAGCCGATCCCAGGGTTGCAGCAGGGTTTAGTTTACCCCTTAAAGAAATGTGCTATCCCATTGTGGCTAAAAAGTCTTTTGGTTCAAAAATTTGGGATGTAGATGGCAATGAATATATAGATTTAATTATGGGGTTTGGGATTAATCTTTTAGGACATAATCCGTCTTTTATTAAGCAAGCTCTGATCGAACAATTAGATCGGGGTATCGAAATCGGCGTACAAACTCAACTAGCGGGAGAAGTTGCCCAGTTAATTTCCGAATTAACTGGTATGGAGAGAGTTACCTTTAGTAATACTGGCACAGAAGCAGTAATGACAGCGATTCGTATTGCTAGGGCTGCTACTAAGCGTAACAAAATAGCGATCTTTTCTGGTTCTTATCACGGACATTCTGATGCTACTTTAGTCGATATTAAACAAATTAACGGCAATTTACAAACAGTCGCTAAAGCCGATGGTATTCCTGATGGTGTTGTGGGAGATACTCTAGTTTTAGATTATGGAAATTATGATTCCCTGGAAATAATTAAAAATCATCATCCAGAATTAGCTGCTATTTTGGTCGAACCCGTACAAAGTTGTCGTCCTGACTTGCAACCCCGCGAATTTCTCCAACAATTGCGTAAATTAACCGCAGAATTAGGAATTGTGCTGATTTTTGACGAAATGGTCACGGGTTTTCGCGTTCATCAAGGAGGTGCGCAAGCTTGGTTTGACGTACAAGCAGACATTGCTACCTATGGCAAAATTGTTGGTGGTGGCTTACCGATTGGCGTAATTGCGGGGAAAGCTGCCTATATGGATAAAATTGATGGGGGAATGTGGCATTATGGCGATGATTCTTCTCCAAGAGTACAAACTACTTTTTTTGCTGGTACTTATTGCAAACATCCTCTATCTTTAGCTGCTGCTAAGGCAATTTTAGAGTATCTTAAAGCCCAAGGAAATACATTACAAATACAGTTAGGCGATCGCACTACGCAATTTGCTAGAGAATTAAATAATTGTTTTGCTAGTTTCCAATTACCGATTAAGATAGCTAATTTTGGTTCTTGTTTTGACGCAGTTTTAGATACCAATTCTGCCCCATCATCTAGCTCTGATTCAGTTAGTCGGGGCATCGATTTATTGTCCTATCATTTACTCTATAAAGGCGTACTAATTCGGGCTGGTAGTGGTTGTTTATCTACTGCCCATACAGATGTAGAACTTAATTATGTAATTGAGTCAATTGAAGATAGTTTAAAACAATTACGACAAGCAAATTTACTTTAA
- a CDS encoding cupin-like domain-containing protein has translation MKIKPIERINRPTNKEFNRYIIQNQPVIITGVANQWQACANWTIKSFKHMFGDLTVPLRASDNEIDVFFGEDNQPRFLRFSEYIDLILNCDRLNKRPPYFGNILLNDPEIKMIVEPIIKDFDFPQYFTDSTRNDLQLWIGAANQKSTIHNDNYQNLNAQIYGKKTFLLFSPEQHRFLYPVKIDRELWSSPIDPQNPDLVKYPLFAQASCIEAILEPGEILFIPVFWWHQARAITTAINLNMWAFTKKISQYWNEDNPMFRNCLNLVK, from the coding sequence ATGAAAATCAAACCAATCGAACGAATTAATCGACCAACAAATAAAGAATTCAATCGCTATATAATTCAAAACCAACCAGTTATTATCACTGGAGTTGCTAATCAATGGCAAGCTTGTGCTAATTGGACTATAAAAAGTTTCAAACATATGTTTGGCGATCTCACAGTACCTTTAAGAGCCAGTGACAATGAAATTGATGTATTTTTTGGCGAAGACAATCAACCAAGATTTCTACGTTTTTCTGAATATATCGACCTGATTTTAAATTGCGATCGCTTAAATAAAAGACCACCATATTTTGGTAATATTCTCCTTAACGATCCTGAAATTAAAATGATTGTCGAACCAATTATTAAAGATTTTGATTTTCCTCAATATTTTACTGATAGTACCAGGAACGATCTACAGCTTTGGATTGGCGCAGCTAATCAAAAGTCAACAATTCATAATGACAATTATCAAAACTTAAATGCTCAAATTTATGGTAAAAAAACATTTTTATTATTCTCCCCCGAACAACACCGATTTCTTTATCCTGTCAAAATTGATCGCGAATTATGGTCTAGCCCTATCGATCCTCAAAATCCAGATTTAGTAAAGTATCCCTTATTTGCTCAAGCATCTTGTATAGAAGCTATTTTAGAACCAGGAGAAATTCTATTTATTCCTGTTTTTTGGTGGCATCAAGCCAGAGCAATTACTACTGCAATTAATCTCAATATGTGGGCATTTACTAAAAAAATAAGTCAATACTGGAATGAAGATAATCCAATGTTTAGAAACTGTTTAAATTTAGTTAAATGA